The Candidatus Berkiella aquae sequence ATTTCACACTCATAATGTCTATTACTTTGAAAATAGTTGATTTACGTCAACATCAGCCGTTTCACTGGCTGAATATTCTAATGGAACGAAATGCTTAAAACCAAATAGTTTAGCGACAAGAATATCAGGGATTTGTTCAATGCGGATATTATTGAGAGTGACACTGTCATTATAAAGCTCACGACGATCGGCAATGGAGTTCTCTAAACCGGAGATGCGGGTTTGCAGATGTGCAAAGGTTTGATTCGCTTTGAGTTCGGGGTAGTTTTCTGCCAAAGCAAATAGATTCCCCAAAGAACCCTTAAGTAAACCTTCTACTTTACCCAGCGTATTAATATCACCTTGTTCACGCGCTTGCAT is a genomic window containing:
- a CDS encoding LemA family protein, with product MNLSGNLLNYVWLGIGIFALLYLVLIFNNLVTLKNNVKKSWANIDVLLKQRHDELPKLVETCKQYMAYERPTLEKITELRAKAMQAREQGDINTLGKVEGLLKGSLGNLFALAENYPELKANQTFAHLQTRISGLENSIADRRELYNDSVTLNNIRIEQIPDILVAKLFGFKHFVPLEYSASETADVDVNQLFSK